Proteins co-encoded in one Deinococcus malanensis genomic window:
- a CDS encoding ParA family protein, translating into MKVLGVVNQKGGVGKTTTAVNLAAYLAAGGKKVLLLDMDPQGNATSGLGLRGAEQGLYEALGEPARAGEFTMPTSQDGLSVLPSTPDLAGAGVELADDPDALTRLLASVSGYDLVLIDAPPSLGPLTVNVLAAVDALLIPLQAEYYALEGLAGLMETVERVQGGLNPRLKVLGVVLTMFDGRTNLAQEVETMVRGHFGELVFWSVVPRNVRLSEAPSFSKPINVFAPLSSGAAAYKRLADEVMQRVEKI; encoded by the coding sequence ATGAAGGTGCTTGGGGTCGTAAACCAGAAAGGTGGCGTGGGCAAAACCACCACGGCCGTCAACCTCGCGGCCTATCTCGCCGCTGGCGGAAAAAAGGTTCTGCTGCTCGACATGGACCCGCAGGGCAACGCCACCAGCGGCCTGGGACTGCGCGGCGCTGAGCAGGGTCTGTACGAGGCGCTGGGCGAACCGGCACGAGCGGGTGAGTTCACCATGCCGACGTCTCAGGACGGGCTCTCAGTGCTGCCGTCCACGCCAGATCTGGCCGGTGCCGGAGTCGAGCTGGCCGACGATCCGGACGCCCTGACCCGGCTGCTGGCCAGCGTCAGCGGGTACGATCTGGTCCTGATTGACGCTCCACCCAGCCTGGGTCCGCTGACCGTTAACGTTCTGGCCGCAGTGGACGCCTTGCTGATTCCCCTACAGGCCGAGTACTACGCGCTGGAGGGCCTAGCGGGCCTGATGGAAACTGTCGAGCGGGTTCAGGGCGGACTCAACCCGCGCCTGAAGGTTCTGGGCGTGGTGCTGACCATGTTCGACGGCCGGACCAATCTGGCGCAGGAAGTCGAGACCATGGTGCGCGGGCACTTCGGTGAGCTGGTGTTCTGGTCGGTGGTGCCGCGCAACGTCCGGTTGTCCGAGGCCCCCAGCTTTTCCAAGCCCATTAACGTGTTTGCCCCGCTGTCGAGCGGCGCGGCAGCCTACAAGCGACTGGCCGACGAGGTGATGCAGCGTGTCGAAAAAATCTAG
- the rsmG gene encoding 16S rRNA (guanine(527)-N(7))-methyltransferase RsmG, with amino-acid sequence MNPEAADLLRCGAQELGIDVEPALDRFAALLALLQEGNARFNLTALKTEPDIVLKHFVDSLTCFGGGHLEGAHQVVDLGTGAGFPTLPLAIMRADLMFTPVDSTRKKVEFVRATAEALGLHNVRPLAGRAETLTRQPKHRDRYDRVVVRAVAALPVLAELALPFLRPGGLLVAQKGPISPEELRAGQRAAGELGGRVIEVEAFSLPVLGDARTLVVMEKLRDTPSKYPRREGVPNQQPLFWSAK; translated from the coding sequence GTGAACCCTGAAGCTGCCGACCTTCTGCGCTGCGGCGCGCAAGAACTTGGAATTGATGTTGAGCCGGCCCTGGACCGTTTCGCGGCTCTGCTTGCTCTTTTGCAAGAAGGAAACGCCCGGTTTAACCTCACCGCCCTGAAGACCGAGCCGGACATCGTGCTGAAGCACTTCGTGGACTCCCTGACATGTTTCGGGGGAGGGCATCTGGAAGGGGCCCATCAGGTGGTTGACCTGGGCACGGGGGCTGGATTCCCCACCCTGCCGCTGGCCATCATGCGAGCGGACCTGATGTTTACGCCGGTGGATTCCACCCGCAAGAAGGTGGAATTCGTGCGTGCGACAGCCGAAGCGCTGGGACTGCACAATGTCCGCCCTCTGGCCGGACGCGCCGAAACCTTGACCCGGCAGCCCAAGCACCGTGACCGCTATGACCGGGTGGTGGTTCGTGCGGTCGCAGCCCTGCCTGTACTGGCGGAACTGGCCTTGCCATTCCTGCGGCCTGGGGGACTCCTGGTGGCCCAGAAAGGCCCGATCAGCCCGGAGGAATTGCGGGCCGGACAGCGGGCAGCCGGGGAATTGGGCGGCCGGGTCATCGAGGTTGAGGCCTTCAGCCTGCCGGTGCTTGGAGACGCTAGGACCCTCGTGGTGATGGAGAAACTGCGCGATACCCCCAGCAAATACCCGCGCCGGGAAGGCGTGCCCAATCAACAGCCGCTATTCTGGAGCGCGAAGTGA
- the parB gene encoding ParB/RepB/Spo0J family partition protein ParB — translation MSKKSSLGRGLDALLGAKAAPEAAGGSQVQTLSIGRITQAAYQPRQVFAPEALAELAQSIRDKGVLQPLLVRPRGDTFEIVAGERRWRASQLAGLTEIPVIIRDLADREALEIAIVENLQREDLGPLEEARAYQALMDQGLNQEGVAQAVGKGRSTVANALRLLSLDGAALGALDRGQISAGHARAILAQLEKDRAWALDQIVSRGLNVREAEALKREARTPAPIKVNPPRTYRQVELDLSRRTGTRVRITGEDKGRVELNYGSREELERILSLLGYAADD, via the coding sequence GTGTCGAAAAAATCTAGTCTCGGCCGTGGTCTGGACGCACTGCTGGGAGCCAAGGCGGCGCCAGAGGCCGCGGGGGGATCACAGGTGCAGACCCTTAGCATCGGCCGGATTACCCAGGCGGCCTATCAGCCCAGGCAGGTCTTCGCCCCGGAGGCCCTGGCTGAGCTGGCCCAGAGCATCCGGGATAAGGGTGTGCTGCAGCCGCTGCTGGTGCGGCCGCGCGGTGACACTTTTGAGATTGTGGCCGGCGAGCGGCGCTGGCGGGCCAGCCAACTGGCCGGACTGACCGAGATTCCGGTTATCATCCGCGACCTGGCCGACCGCGAGGCGCTGGAAATCGCTATCGTGGAAAACCTGCAGCGTGAGGACCTGGGCCCACTGGAAGAGGCACGTGCCTATCAGGCCCTGATGGACCAGGGCCTGAACCAGGAGGGGGTGGCCCAGGCGGTGGGTAAGGGGCGCAGCACGGTGGCCAACGCCCTGCGTCTGCTTTCTCTGGACGGTGCCGCGCTGGGGGCACTTGACCGCGGACAGATCAGTGCCGGTCATGCGCGGGCCATTCTGGCCCAGCTGGAGAAAGACCGTGCCTGGGCGCTGGACCAGATCGTGTCCCGGGGGCTGAACGTGCGGGAGGCCGAGGCGCTCAAACGGGAGGCGCGGACCCCTGCACCCATCAAGGTCAACCCGCCGCGAACCTACCGGCAGGTGGAACTGGACCTGAGCCGCCGCACCGGCACCCGTGTGCGCATTACCGGTGAGGACAAGGGCCGCGTAGAACTCAATTACGGGTCCCGCGAGGAGCTTGAACGCATTCTGTCGTTGCTGGGATACGCGGCCGACGACTGA